A window from Oscillospiraceae bacterium encodes these proteins:
- a CDS encoding DUF3795 domain-containing protein: MAKSICGLDCGKCELKDTCGGCSATKGKPFGGECMLAACCLKSGNESCGACAKDSCELKRQLIAEFNRLGIEDMPEVTDLNALCGSYINLEYTLPGGQKVKFWDGSRIYLGNQLEKKNSNRCYGLTADENYLLVCEYGQNGTDAEIVVYKKRRKVNKVDSRCGLHCTDCEYKVTCGCGGCIETNGHPFHGECPVAKCCQDKGFTHCGECPDIPCKLLTQYSCDPEHGDNPKGARIEQCKRWVKR, encoded by the coding sequence ATGGCAAAATCAATATGCGGTCTTGACTGCGGTAAGTGTGAATTAAAGGATACTTGCGGCGGTTGCAGTGCGACAAAGGGCAAGCCATTCGGCGGTGAATGCATGCTCGCGGCTTGTTGCTTAAAAAGCGGGAACGAGAGCTGTGGCGCCTGTGCAAAGGATAGCTGCGAATTGAAAAGGCAACTCATCGCAGAATTTAACAGACTTGGCATTGAAGATATGCCTGAAGTAACCGACCTAAACGCACTTTGTGGCTCTTACATAAATCTTGAATACACTCTGCCCGGTGGACAGAAGGTCAAGTTCTGGGACGGCAGCAGAATTTATCTCGGCAATCAGCTGGAAAAGAAAAACAGCAACCGCTGCTACGGTCTGACTGCCGATGAAAACTATCTTCTGGTCTGTGAATACGGTCAAAACGGAACAGATGCAGAAATTGTAGTTTATAAAAAACGGAGAAAAGTAAATAAAGTTGACTCACGCTGCGGACTGCATTGCACAGACTGCGAATATAAAGTCACCTGTGGCTGCGGCGGATGTATTGAAACAAACGGACACCCGTTTCACGGCGAATGTCCTGTGGCGAAATGCTGTCAGGATAAGGGCTTTACGCACTGTGGTGAATGTCCGGATATACCATGTAAACTGTTGACACAGTATTCTTGCGATCCTGAGCATGGCGACAACCCGAAAGGAGCGAGAATTGAACAATGTAAAAGGTGGGTGAAAAGATGA